One window from the genome of Triticum urartu cultivar G1812 unplaced genomic scaffold, Tu2.1 TuUngrouped_contig_6218, whole genome shotgun sequence encodes:
- the LOC125530308 gene encoding probable LRR receptor-like serine/threonine-protein kinase At3g47570 isoform X1 — translation MIHTEEREKRTTQITSPMQQTMWRRGTPLPRRLFGIRCLVLLLLSTMGVMHAHDDDEGALTAFKERISDHSGVLASWNRSISYCVWEGVTCSRRHRSRVVALDLNSQGISGTISPAIGNLTFLRTLNLSLNPLHGKIPPSIGSLRRLKYLGAIPSNISRCTNLRVMIIADNKGLQGSIPSEIGNMQSLRVVHLYNNSLTGTIPSSLGNLSQVTILSLAANHLEGSIPESIGNNAHLGFLQLAMNNLSGLLPLSLYNQSSLYMFFVTDNYLHGRLPAHLGRSLPSIQQFGFGNNRFTGVVPPSLTNISRLQLFDVANNGFSGVVPSDLGKLQYLRRFNLVGNKFEANNEQEWQFLTSLTNCSRLQQINIEQNRFSGQLPTSLSNLSTNIQELDIFNNNISGTIPSDIGNLIGLEVLILAGNLLTGAIPETIGKLIQLKRLHLSSTNLSGFIPSSIGNLTGLYRLGASFNSLEGPIPSSIGNLTKLSALDISTNHLSGSIPKEIMQLSSISIYLALSYNLLEGPLPSEIGNLVNLEQLILSGNQLSGKIPATIGGCVVLETLLMDGNSFQGNIPPTLKNIKGLTVLNLTNNKLNGSIPGELSNITSLQELYLAHNDLSGSIPELLGYSTSLLHLDISFNNLQGEVPKEGIFRNLTGLSIFGNNELCGGIPQLQLPKCPSSKRGLPKSLRIAVPAAVGILVLLVALALAGFLYRKFKSGLRKEQLSPQKIDLPMVSYNDILKATDGFSEANLLGKGRYGTVYKGTLENFAAAVKVFNLQQSGSYKSFLDECEALRRVRHRCLVKIITCCSSINHQGQDFRALVFELMPNFSLDRWIHPDIESQNRMGTLSLSQRLDIAVDLVDAIDYLHNGCQPSIIHCDLKPSNILLTEDMRARVGDFGIARILKEAASEASASSLSSMGIRGSIGYVAPEYGEGLPVSTYGDVYSLGITLIEMFTGRCPTDDMFRDGLTLQYFAEAAGLSGNVMEIADSNIWLHDEANDSTDTENISRAKECLAAIIQLCVLCSKQLPRERMSTSDAAAEMHAIRDAYLSSQ, via the exons ATGATCCATACCGAGGAGAGAGAGAAAAGAACCACCCAAATAACCAGCCCGATGCAGCAAACCATGTGGCGGAGGGGTACACCGCTGCCACGGCGCCTCTTCGGAATCAGATGTCTTGTGCTTCTCCTACTCTCCACCATGGGGGTCATGCACGCACACGACGATGACGAGGGAGCTCTCACGGCTTTCAAGGAAAGGATTTCAGACCATTCCGGGGTGCTGGCCTCCTGGAACCGGAGCATCAGCTACTGTGTCTGGGAGGGCGTCACGTGCAGCCGGAGACATCGGTCGAGGGTGGTTGCTCTGGACCTAAACTCTCAGGGGATCTCCGGCACTATCTCCCCCGCCATCGGCAACCTCACGTTCCTCCGCACGCTCAACTTGAGCCTCAATCCCTTGCACGGCAAGATTCCTCCCAGCATCGGCTCCCTCCGCCGTCTCAAGTACCTTGGTGCAATCCCAAGCAACATTAGCCGCTGCACCAACCTCAGGGTGATGATAATTGCTGACAACAAGGGGTTGCAAGGAAGCATACCTTCTGAGATCGGCAACATGCAATCGCTTCGTGTTGTACACCTATACAACAACAGCCTCACTGGGACCATCCCCTCATCACTTGGGAACCTCTCACAGGTGACCATCTTGTCCCTGGCAGCTAACCATCTCGAGGGATCAATCCCCGAGAGCATTGGGAACAATGCACATCTCGGGTTCCTTCAGCTGGCCATGAACAACCTCTCAGGTTTGCTTCCTCTTTCGCTGTACAACCAGTCATCTCTGTACATGTTTTTTGTGACGGACAACTACCTGCATGGCCGTCTACCAGCTCATCTGGGAAGAAGCCTTCCTAGCATACAGCAGTTTGGATTTGGGAATAACCGATTCACTGGAGTTGTGCCTCCATCACTGACTAATATCTCCAGACTCCAGCTTTTTGATGTTGCAAATAACGGATTCAGTGGGGTTGTCCCTTCAGACTTGGGAAAATTGCAGTATCTTAGAAGGTTTAATCTGGTTGGAAACAAGTTTGAGGCAAACAATGAGCAAGAATGGCAATTCCTTACTTCTTTGACAAACTGTAGCAGGTTGCAACAGATAAATATAGAACAGAACAGGTTCTCGGGGCAATTACCAACCTCATTGTCTAACTTGTCCACAAACATCCAAGAGCTAGATATTTTTAACAACAATATATCTGGTACTATTCCATCAGATATTGGAAATTTGATAGGTCTTGAGGTGCTTATTCTTGCTGGCAACTTGCTCACTGGGGCCATTCCTGAGACCATAGGGAAGCTTATACAATTGAAGAGGCTACATCTGAGTTCCACCAACTTATCAGGATTCATCCCCTCTTCCATCGGAAACCTCACTGGTCTTTATAGGCTTGGTGCAAGCTTCAACAGCTTGGAGGGACCGATTCCATCAAGCATTGGAAATTTGACAAAACTTTCAGCACTAGATATATCGACGAACCATCTTTCTGGCTCAATTCCAAAGGAAATTATGCAACTATCATCCATCTCAATTTATTTGGCTTTGTCTTACAACTTGCTGGAGGGACCTCTACCTTCAGAGATTGGCAATTTGGTAAATCTCGAACAGCTTATCCTATCAGGGAACCAGTTGTCTGGTAAAATACCTGCAACCATTGGTGGCTGCGTGGTCCTGGAAACCCTCTTGATGGATGGCAATTCATTCCAAGGAAACATCCCTCCCACTTTGAAGAACATCAAAGGGCTTACTGTACTGAATTTGACGAACAACAAACTGAACGGTAGCATCCCAGGGGAACTGAGCAATATTACCAGCTTGCAGGAACTGTATCTTGCACATAATGATCTGTCAGGGTCAATCCCTGAACTCCTTGGTTATTCAACATCTCTGCTCCACCTCGACATATCGTTCAACAATTTACAAGGTGAGGTACCAAAAGAAGGGATTTTCAGGAATTTAACTGGACTATCAATTTTTGGAAACAATGAGTTATGTGGTGGAATACCACAGCTTCAACTGCCAAAATGTCCAAGCTCCAAGAGAGGCTTGCCAAAGTCCCTGAGAATAGCTGTCCCTGCAGCAGTTGGTATCCTAGTCTTACTTGTAGCTCTTGCTTTAGCTGGATTTCTGTACAGAAAATTTAAGTCAGGATTGAGGAAAGAACAACTGTCACCTCAGAAGATTGACCTTCCAATGGTTTCATACAACGACATACTCAAAGCAACGGACGGGTTTTCAGAAGCCAATCTGCTTGGGAAGGGAAGATATGGTACTGTATACAAAGGCACTCTAGAAAATTTTGCTGCCGCTGTGAAGGTGTTTAATCTGCAGCAATCTGGATCCTACAAGAGCTTCCTGGATGAATGTGAGGCACTAAGAAGAGTTAGGCACCGTTGCCTTGTAAAGATCATCACATGTTGTTCAAGCATCAACCACCAAGGCCAAGACTTCAGAGCGCTAGTCTTCGAGCTCATGCCCAATTTCAGCTTAGACCGCTGGATCCACCCAGATATTGAAAGCCAAAACAGAATGGGAACACTCAGCCTGTCACAGAGGTTAGATATCGCCGTTGACCTCGTGGATGCTATAGACTATCTTCACAATGGTTGCCAACCTTCCATCATCCATTGCGATCTCAAGCCAAGCAACATTCTTCTCACAGAGGACATGAGGGCTCGTGTTGGGGATTTTGGCATTGCTAGAATTCTAAAAGAAGCTGCAAGCGAAGCTTCTGCAAGTTCCCTTAGCTCCATGGGAATAAGAGGATCCATTGGATATGTTGCTCCAG AATATGGAGAAGGGCTTCCAGTATCTACTTATGGTGATGTGTACAGCCTTGGGATCACCTTGATCGAGATGTTTACTGGAAGGTGCCCGACAGATGATATGTTTAGAGATGGGTTAACCCTGCAATACTTTGCAGAGGCAGCAGGTCTATCTGGGAATGTCATGGAGATAGCAGACTCCAACATCTGGCTGCATGATGAAGCAAACGATAGCACTGATACAGAAAATATAAGCAGAGCCAAGGAATGTTTGGCTGCCATCATCCAGCTTTGTGTCCTATGCTCAAAGCAATTGCCCAGAGAAAGGATGTCAACAAGTGATGCTGCTGCAGAGATGCATGCCATCAGAGATGCCTACCTCAGTAGTCAGTGA
- the LOC125530308 gene encoding putative receptor-like protein kinase At3g47110 isoform X2 has protein sequence MIHTEEREKRTTQITSPMQQTMWRRGTPLPRRLFGIRCLVLLLLSTMGVMHAHDDDEGALTAFKERISDHSGVLASWNRSISYCVWEGVTCSRRHRSRVVALDLNSQGISGTISPAIGNLTFLRTLNLSLNPLHGKIPPSIGSLRRLKYLGAIPSNISRCTNLRVMIIADNKGLQGSIPSEIGNMQSLRVVHLYNNSLTGTIPSSLGNLSQVTILSLAANHLEGSIPESIGNNAHLGFLQLAMNNLSAHLGRSLPSIQQFGFGNNRFTGVVPPSLTNISRLQLFDVANNGFSGVVPSDLGKLQYLRRFNLVGNKFEANNEQEWQFLTSLTNCSRLQQINIEQNRFSGQLPTSLSNLSTNIQELDIFNNNISGTIPSDIGNLIGLEVLILAGNLLTGAIPETIGKLIQLKRLHLSSTNLSGFIPSSIGNLTGLYRLGASFNSLEGPIPSSIGNLTKLSALDISTNHLSGSIPKEIMQLSSISIYLALSYNLLEGPLPSEIGNLVNLEQLILSGNQLSGKIPATIGGCVVLETLLMDGNSFQGNIPPTLKNIKGLTVLNLTNNKLNGSIPGELSNITSLQELYLAHNDLSGSIPELLGYSTSLLHLDISFNNLQGEVPKEGIFRNLTGLSIFGNNELCGGIPQLQLPKCPSSKRGLPKSLRIAVPAAVGILVLLVALALAGFLYRKFKSGLRKEQLSPQKIDLPMVSYNDILKATDGFSEANLLGKGRYGTVYKGTLENFAAAVKVFNLQQSGSYKSFLDECEALRRVRHRCLVKIITCCSSINHQGQDFRALVFELMPNFSLDRWIHPDIESQNRMGTLSLSQRLDIAVDLVDAIDYLHNGCQPSIIHCDLKPSNILLTEDMRARVGDFGIARILKEAASEASASSLSSMGIRGSIGYVAPEYGEGLPVSTYGDVYSLGITLIEMFTGRCPTDDMFRDGLTLQYFAEAAGLSGNVMEIADSNIWLHDEANDSTDTENISRAKECLAAIIQLCVLCSKQLPRERMSTSDAAAEMHAIRDAYLSSQ, from the exons ATGATCCATACCGAGGAGAGAGAGAAAAGAACCACCCAAATAACCAGCCCGATGCAGCAAACCATGTGGCGGAGGGGTACACCGCTGCCACGGCGCCTCTTCGGAATCAGATGTCTTGTGCTTCTCCTACTCTCCACCATGGGGGTCATGCACGCACACGACGATGACGAGGGAGCTCTCACGGCTTTCAAGGAAAGGATTTCAGACCATTCCGGGGTGCTGGCCTCCTGGAACCGGAGCATCAGCTACTGTGTCTGGGAGGGCGTCACGTGCAGCCGGAGACATCGGTCGAGGGTGGTTGCTCTGGACCTAAACTCTCAGGGGATCTCCGGCACTATCTCCCCCGCCATCGGCAACCTCACGTTCCTCCGCACGCTCAACTTGAGCCTCAATCCCTTGCACGGCAAGATTCCTCCCAGCATCGGCTCCCTCCGCCGTCTCAAGTACCTTGGTGCAATCCCAAGCAACATTAGCCGCTGCACCAACCTCAGGGTGATGATAATTGCTGACAACAAGGGGTTGCAAGGAAGCATACCTTCTGAGATCGGCAACATGCAATCGCTTCGTGTTGTACACCTATACAACAACAGCCTCACTGGGACCATCCCCTCATCACTTGGGAACCTCTCACAGGTGACCATCTTGTCCCTGGCAGCTAACCATCTCGAGGGATCAATCCCCGAGAGCATTGGGAACAATGCACATCTCGGGTTCCTTCAGCTGGCCATGAACAACCTCTCAG CTCATCTGGGAAGAAGCCTTCCTAGCATACAGCAGTTTGGATTTGGGAATAACCGATTCACTGGAGTTGTGCCTCCATCACTGACTAATATCTCCAGACTCCAGCTTTTTGATGTTGCAAATAACGGATTCAGTGGGGTTGTCCCTTCAGACTTGGGAAAATTGCAGTATCTTAGAAGGTTTAATCTGGTTGGAAACAAGTTTGAGGCAAACAATGAGCAAGAATGGCAATTCCTTACTTCTTTGACAAACTGTAGCAGGTTGCAACAGATAAATATAGAACAGAACAGGTTCTCGGGGCAATTACCAACCTCATTGTCTAACTTGTCCACAAACATCCAAGAGCTAGATATTTTTAACAACAATATATCTGGTACTATTCCATCAGATATTGGAAATTTGATAGGTCTTGAGGTGCTTATTCTTGCTGGCAACTTGCTCACTGGGGCCATTCCTGAGACCATAGGGAAGCTTATACAATTGAAGAGGCTACATCTGAGTTCCACCAACTTATCAGGATTCATCCCCTCTTCCATCGGAAACCTCACTGGTCTTTATAGGCTTGGTGCAAGCTTCAACAGCTTGGAGGGACCGATTCCATCAAGCATTGGAAATTTGACAAAACTTTCAGCACTAGATATATCGACGAACCATCTTTCTGGCTCAATTCCAAAGGAAATTATGCAACTATCATCCATCTCAATTTATTTGGCTTTGTCTTACAACTTGCTGGAGGGACCTCTACCTTCAGAGATTGGCAATTTGGTAAATCTCGAACAGCTTATCCTATCAGGGAACCAGTTGTCTGGTAAAATACCTGCAACCATTGGTGGCTGCGTGGTCCTGGAAACCCTCTTGATGGATGGCAATTCATTCCAAGGAAACATCCCTCCCACTTTGAAGAACATCAAAGGGCTTACTGTACTGAATTTGACGAACAACAAACTGAACGGTAGCATCCCAGGGGAACTGAGCAATATTACCAGCTTGCAGGAACTGTATCTTGCACATAATGATCTGTCAGGGTCAATCCCTGAACTCCTTGGTTATTCAACATCTCTGCTCCACCTCGACATATCGTTCAACAATTTACAAGGTGAGGTACCAAAAGAAGGGATTTTCAGGAATTTAACTGGACTATCAATTTTTGGAAACAATGAGTTATGTGGTGGAATACCACAGCTTCAACTGCCAAAATGTCCAAGCTCCAAGAGAGGCTTGCCAAAGTCCCTGAGAATAGCTGTCCCTGCAGCAGTTGGTATCCTAGTCTTACTTGTAGCTCTTGCTTTAGCTGGATTTCTGTACAGAAAATTTAAGTCAGGATTGAGGAAAGAACAACTGTCACCTCAGAAGATTGACCTTCCAATGGTTTCATACAACGACATACTCAAAGCAACGGACGGGTTTTCAGAAGCCAATCTGCTTGGGAAGGGAAGATATGGTACTGTATACAAAGGCACTCTAGAAAATTTTGCTGCCGCTGTGAAGGTGTTTAATCTGCAGCAATCTGGATCCTACAAGAGCTTCCTGGATGAATGTGAGGCACTAAGAAGAGTTAGGCACCGTTGCCTTGTAAAGATCATCACATGTTGTTCAAGCATCAACCACCAAGGCCAAGACTTCAGAGCGCTAGTCTTCGAGCTCATGCCCAATTTCAGCTTAGACCGCTGGATCCACCCAGATATTGAAAGCCAAAACAGAATGGGAACACTCAGCCTGTCACAGAGGTTAGATATCGCCGTTGACCTCGTGGATGCTATAGACTATCTTCACAATGGTTGCCAACCTTCCATCATCCATTGCGATCTCAAGCCAAGCAACATTCTTCTCACAGAGGACATGAGGGCTCGTGTTGGGGATTTTGGCATTGCTAGAATTCTAAAAGAAGCTGCAAGCGAAGCTTCTGCAAGTTCCCTTAGCTCCATGGGAATAAGAGGATCCATTGGATATGTTGCTCCAG AATATGGAGAAGGGCTTCCAGTATCTACTTATGGTGATGTGTACAGCCTTGGGATCACCTTGATCGAGATGTTTACTGGAAGGTGCCCGACAGATGATATGTTTAGAGATGGGTTAACCCTGCAATACTTTGCAGAGGCAGCAGGTCTATCTGGGAATGTCATGGAGATAGCAGACTCCAACATCTGGCTGCATGATGAAGCAAACGATAGCACTGATACAGAAAATATAAGCAGAGCCAAGGAATGTTTGGCTGCCATCATCCAGCTTTGTGTCCTATGCTCAAAGCAATTGCCCAGAGAAAGGATGTCAACAAGTGATGCTGCTGCAGAGATGCATGCCATCAGAGATGCCTACCTCAGTAGTCAGTGA